A window of Salvia splendens isolate huo1 chromosome 8, SspV2, whole genome shotgun sequence genomic DNA:
ATCCAAAATCATGTTCAGTAAAAGAAACCGAGAACTTTGCCTCCAACGTTCTTTCTACGAGCTTCTTCATGATCCATGATTCCAGCAGATGTTGTCAGCACAATGTAGCCGAACTGCAGTAAGAATGGGAAATGATGTTAGCTATTTTCCTATTCAAAGTCCCAACTTAAAATCAAGAAAGTTACTCCTACGCCGATTTGCAATATATGTATTACTAGTATTCACCAAGTAATGACATACCTAAGAAAACCCTCTCACTTGGAAATTTTAGTCAGAAATGTGAATTACTCATGAATGAAACAAACAATGTTGCAATTCCAAATTGTACCTGTCTTGATGGGAGCAGCCTTGCAGTCCAGGGCTCAATTTCCTTGACACCGACATCAAAGCGGGGGCTAATAACACCACATTTGTTCAACCTACCGTTCAGTTCAACCACAATCTTTCCAGATCTGTGGTCATCAACATACTCAAACTCTCCGATATATCCTGTTGCACCAAgttaaaaatttgattttttgtttGCACCAAACAAAAGAACCTAGTGCATAAGAAGAGCCAAAGGGGCATACCATGTTTTTGCATGACAATAAGAAACTTGATAATGACTTTCGACGAAGGCCTGATCATGACCTGACGCTTTCCTCTCTTTTCAGCATTGTACATGCTTTTCAGAGCATCATTAAGCACACTAACTCTCACCATCTTGTTCTAGTGCACTCTGAATataaacaaatagccatcagAAAATGAAAAACAACCAACATTCCATAGGtttcaaacataaacataaatgtgaaaagaaattcaattaaGTTTACTTATCAATACAATCACAACCATTACATCAATTTGAATTAAGCACATAGCAGCCACGAATAGAAATATCAACCAAAACTATCCAAAAACTTCCATCAATAGTATCTcacaaatatttataaaataatcaacaaATAAATTGAAACAATACATACAAAAACAGCACATTATCTGGAATCAAGTGGCAAACGGCGACATGTTGTCGTGCTGCATAACATACACTTCAATAACATTACAAATCATCCAACCATAAAACGTCGGCCTTTAGTAGGATTTATACTACATCACCACTCAAGGACACTACCAACTTAATACattcatatttaaataaaacacaGACTACATCGCCCATGAATACTTGATCTTAACTGTTTCAACGTCTAGGAGTATTTACAAAGAATTGGCAGAGTCCTTCCAAATTTAGATCACGCTTTCACATACACACATAATCATAAAACGGAAGTATAAGATCCGTAGATGACTGCAAATCGACATGGAAAAACTCGAA
This region includes:
- the LOC121743095 gene encoding 40S ribosomal protein S15a, producing the protein MVRVSVLNDALKSMYNAEKRGKRQVMIRPSSKVIIKFLIVMQKHGYIGEFEYVDDHRSGKIVVELNGRLNKCGVISPRFDVGVKEIEPWTARLLPSRQFGYIVLTTSAGIMDHEEARRKNVGGKVLGFFY